The proteins below are encoded in one region of Epinephelus lanceolatus isolate andai-2023 chromosome 7, ASM4190304v1, whole genome shotgun sequence:
- the pmt gene encoding phosphoethanolamine methyltransferase isoform X2 has protein sequence MEKARTNMTEFWKEHSKAATVEEMMLDSRAKELTRHELPEILSMLPCLDGARMLELGAGIGRFTSHLVTKASHVTAVDFMESFVEKNKQENGHHSNATFIQADVTKLEIPENSIDFVFSNWLLMYLTDEELQCFLKKTLSWLRPGGFLFFRESCNHRSGDSKRDFNPTCYRTEAQYSQLVASVQVEGPQEGQNFGYDTVLKKKVKAYVEMKNNPNQICWLLEKVLRSSSTQSKFTSFQQFLDNQQYTNRGILRYEKMFGAGYVSTGGPSTTKEFVDLLNLKPGQKVLDVGCGIGGGDFYMAKTFGVEVLGLDLSDNMVNIAMDRAIAEKLPSVQFEVADATKRSFPEASFDVIYSRDTILHIADKLALFKRFHSWLKPGGKLLISDYCCGEKPWTPVFEAYVKQRGYILYTPSQYGKFLEEAGFCKVRAEDRTAQFIQVIKTELQRAETIKNEFIQEFSEEDYFAIVNGWREKLERSNSGDQRWGLFYASRD, from the exons ATGGAAAAAG CTCGCACCAACATGACAGAGTTTTGGAAGGAGCACTCCAAGGCCGCCACAGTGGAGGAGATGATGCTGGACTCTCGTGCCAAGGAGCTGACCCGACACGAGCTGCCCGAGATCCTGTCCATGCTGCCCTGCCTGGATGGAGCCAGAATGCTGGAGCTGGGAGCTGGCATCGG CCGCTTCACCAGCCACCTGGTGACGAAGGCCAGCCATGTGACGGCTGTGGACTTCATGGAGAGCTTTGTGGAGAAGAACAAGCAAGAAAACGGTCACCATAGCAACGCTACTTTCATTCAAGCTGACGTCACAAAGCTGGAAATCCCTGAAAACAG TATTGACTTCGTCTTCTCCAACTGGCTGCTGATGTACCTGACCGACgaggagctgcagtgttttctGAAGAAGACTCTGAGCTGGCTGCGGCCCGGTGGCTTTCTTTTCTTCAGAGAGTCCTGTAACCACCGGTCAG GTGACTCCAAGAGGGATTTCAACCCCACCTGCTACCGCACTGAGGCACAATACAGCCAGCTGGTGGCATCAGTACAAGTGGAGGGGCCACAGGAGGGCCAAAACTTTGGTTACGACACTGTGTTGAAAAAGAAAGTTAAGGCCTACGTTGAG ATGAAAAACAACCCGAACCAGATCTGCTGGCTTCTAGAGAAGGTCCTCCGCTCCTCCAGCACTCAGAGCAAATTCACCAGCTTCCAGCAGTTCCTGGACAACCAGCAGTACACCAACCGCGGCATCCTGCGCTACGAGAAGATGTTCGGGGCTGGTTACGTCAGCACAGGAGGGCCCAGCACCACCAAG GAGTTTGTGGACCTGCTGAACCTGAAGCCCGGACAGAAGGTTCTCGATGTTGGCTGTGGCATTGGTGGAGGAGATTTCTACATGGCAAAG ACGTTTGGAGTGGAGGTGCTTGGCCTGGACTTGTCAGACAACATGGTGAACATCGCCATGGATAGGGCGATCGCTGAGAAGCTGCCATCA gtccAGTTTGAGGTGGCTGATGCCACTAAGAGGTCGTTCCCAGAAGCTTCCTTTGACGTGATCTACAGCAGAGACACAATCCTGCACATAGCTGACAAACTGGCGCTCTTCAAACGCTTCCAT TCATGGTTAAAGCCAGGGGGCAAGCTGCTTATCAGTGATTACTGCTGCGGGGAGAAGCCCTGGACACCGGTGTTCGAGGCCTACGTCAAACAGAGAGGCTACATCCTCTATACACCATCACAGTATGGCAAG TTCCTTGAGGAAGCAGGTTTCTGCAAGGTTCGGGCAGAAGACCGGACAGCTCAGTTCATCCAGGTGATAAAGACGGAGCTGCAAAGAGCTGAGACCATCAAGAATGAGTTCATTCAG GAATTCTCTGAAGAGGACTACTTTGCAATAGTAAATGGATGGAGAGAAAAACTGGAACGATCCAACAGCGGAGACCAACGGTGGGGACTGTTTTATGCTTCAAGGGACTGA
- the pmt gene encoding phosphoethanolamine methyltransferase isoform X1 — MKTYLPQLSSFYWRIGARTNMTEFWKEHSKAATVEEMMLDSRAKELTRHELPEILSMLPCLDGARMLELGAGIGRFTSHLVTKASHVTAVDFMESFVEKNKQENGHHSNATFIQADVTKLEIPENSIDFVFSNWLLMYLTDEELQCFLKKTLSWLRPGGFLFFRESCNHRSGDSKRDFNPTCYRTEAQYSQLVASVQVEGPQEGQNFGYDTVLKKKVKAYVEMKNNPNQICWLLEKVLRSSSTQSKFTSFQQFLDNQQYTNRGILRYEKMFGAGYVSTGGPSTTKEFVDLLNLKPGQKVLDVGCGIGGGDFYMAKTFGVEVLGLDLSDNMVNIAMDRAIAEKLPSVQFEVADATKRSFPEASFDVIYSRDTILHIADKLALFKRFHSWLKPGGKLLISDYCCGEKPWTPVFEAYVKQRGYILYTPSQYGKFLEEAGFCKVRAEDRTAQFIQVIKTELQRAETIKNEFIQEFSEEDYFAIVNGWREKLERSNSGDQRWGLFYASRD; from the exons ATGAAGACATATTTACCTCAGTTATCATCTTTTTACTGGAGGATTGGAG CTCGCACCAACATGACAGAGTTTTGGAAGGAGCACTCCAAGGCCGCCACAGTGGAGGAGATGATGCTGGACTCTCGTGCCAAGGAGCTGACCCGACACGAGCTGCCCGAGATCCTGTCCATGCTGCCCTGCCTGGATGGAGCCAGAATGCTGGAGCTGGGAGCTGGCATCGG CCGCTTCACCAGCCACCTGGTGACGAAGGCCAGCCATGTGACGGCTGTGGACTTCATGGAGAGCTTTGTGGAGAAGAACAAGCAAGAAAACGGTCACCATAGCAACGCTACTTTCATTCAAGCTGACGTCACAAAGCTGGAAATCCCTGAAAACAG TATTGACTTCGTCTTCTCCAACTGGCTGCTGATGTACCTGACCGACgaggagctgcagtgttttctGAAGAAGACTCTGAGCTGGCTGCGGCCCGGTGGCTTTCTTTTCTTCAGAGAGTCCTGTAACCACCGGTCAG GTGACTCCAAGAGGGATTTCAACCCCACCTGCTACCGCACTGAGGCACAATACAGCCAGCTGGTGGCATCAGTACAAGTGGAGGGGCCACAGGAGGGCCAAAACTTTGGTTACGACACTGTGTTGAAAAAGAAAGTTAAGGCCTACGTTGAG ATGAAAAACAACCCGAACCAGATCTGCTGGCTTCTAGAGAAGGTCCTCCGCTCCTCCAGCACTCAGAGCAAATTCACCAGCTTCCAGCAGTTCCTGGACAACCAGCAGTACACCAACCGCGGCATCCTGCGCTACGAGAAGATGTTCGGGGCTGGTTACGTCAGCACAGGAGGGCCCAGCACCACCAAG GAGTTTGTGGACCTGCTGAACCTGAAGCCCGGACAGAAGGTTCTCGATGTTGGCTGTGGCATTGGTGGAGGAGATTTCTACATGGCAAAG ACGTTTGGAGTGGAGGTGCTTGGCCTGGACTTGTCAGACAACATGGTGAACATCGCCATGGATAGGGCGATCGCTGAGAAGCTGCCATCA gtccAGTTTGAGGTGGCTGATGCCACTAAGAGGTCGTTCCCAGAAGCTTCCTTTGACGTGATCTACAGCAGAGACACAATCCTGCACATAGCTGACAAACTGGCGCTCTTCAAACGCTTCCAT TCATGGTTAAAGCCAGGGGGCAAGCTGCTTATCAGTGATTACTGCTGCGGGGAGAAGCCCTGGACACCGGTGTTCGAGGCCTACGTCAAACAGAGAGGCTACATCCTCTATACACCATCACAGTATGGCAAG TTCCTTGAGGAAGCAGGTTTCTGCAAGGTTCGGGCAGAAGACCGGACAGCTCAGTTCATCCAGGTGATAAAGACGGAGCTGCAAAGAGCTGAGACCATCAAGAATGAGTTCATTCAG GAATTCTCTGAAGAGGACTACTTTGCAATAGTAAATGGATGGAGAGAAAAACTGGAACGATCCAACAGCGGAGACCAACGGTGGGGACTGTTTTATGCTTCAAGGGACTGA